The Porphyromonadaceae bacterium W3.11 DNA window TCAAAGCAGTCGGCGGAGCGACACTTAATATTCGTTCCGCAAAGGATAATTATCAATTGTTGGAAGAGCTAAGAGAGGATCCCGTAGAGCTTCTTATTGTTAGTCCTATCATCTTTTCAGATCCTCTTATACCACTTGTGAAGAAGGAAGTGGGACAAGCTGATCTGAAGATAGTTGCCTATTGTTCTACTCTGGTTGAGGATGATATGTGCAATAATTTTGATGGAAAGATTTTGGTTACCGAAAGCTTTGCTGAAAAATTTAATGTACTGGAGAGTGTCTTAGCTATCGAAGAGTATGAAGAGGATGCTCTTACCCCAAGAGAGAAGGATGTGGTGGTTGCTGTAGTGAAGGGGCTTACCAATAAAGAGATAGCAGAGGAGTTTTACCTCTCTCC harbors:
- a CDS encoding LuxR C-terminal-related transcriptional regulator encodes the protein MDKEIMYNVLIALPTETEVECLKKGLKAVGGATLNIRSAKDNYQLLEELREDPVELLIVSPIIFSDPLIPLVKKEVGQADLKIVAYCSTLVEDDMCNNFDGKILVTESFAEKFNVLESVLAIEEYEEDALTPREKDVVVAVVKGLTNKEIAEEFYLSPHTIITHRRNIARKLNIHSASGLTIYAIMNKLVSLDDIKDL